Proteins from a genomic interval of Paenibacillus sp. RC334:
- a CDS encoding AI-2E family transporter — MEQLTKSRLFRYGIWTLLGLVILYFIWLLRPLFLHLYDFLKTIIAPFAVAMIISYVLNPVVNMLGGRKVPRSVAVLLIYAVFLGSLVVILMHLIPMFIDQLDELNEHLPELTMHAQGLMTNMDGSILPQGVRSGMNQWFFQLENRMATGIAAFMDNIGGMINMLFNVFIVPFLIFYILKDFDVFERAIVSYLPRSRRKAIVTVLKEIDQALGNYVRGQLLVCVIIGVMAYIGYMLIGMPYALLLAGVVAVFNIVPYLGPFLGAAPAVVMASTVSFKMVLLVVVVNTCIQVLESNVISPQVVGRTLHLHPIAIIFALLVGGEIAGITGLILAVPVMAVLKVALQHFFAYYVKRKTI, encoded by the coding sequence ATGGAGCAATTAACGAAAAGCAGGCTGTTCCGATACGGAATATGGACACTGCTGGGACTTGTCATTCTATATTTTATCTGGCTGCTTCGGCCTTTGTTTTTGCATCTGTATGATTTTCTAAAAACAATTATTGCGCCATTTGCGGTGGCGATGATTATTTCCTATGTGCTTAATCCTGTGGTCAATATGCTGGGCGGACGCAAGGTACCTCGAAGCGTAGCCGTCCTGCTCATTTATGCTGTATTTTTGGGCAGCCTCGTCGTTATTCTGATGCACCTGATTCCGATGTTTATTGATCAACTGGATGAACTGAATGAGCATCTGCCTGAGCTGACCATGCATGCACAGGGATTAATGACGAATATGGATGGAAGTATTTTACCCCAAGGGGTACGCTCAGGTATGAATCAGTGGTTTTTTCAACTCGAAAATCGGATGGCTACAGGGATTGCTGCTTTTATGGACAACATCGGCGGGATGATCAATATGTTGTTCAATGTGTTCATTGTGCCGTTTCTCATTTTTTATATTTTAAAGGATTTCGATGTGTTTGAACGGGCTATTGTGTCTTATCTCCCGCGATCCCGCCGCAAGGCTATTGTAACGGTGCTCAAGGAAATTGATCAGGCGCTCGGTAACTATGTGCGCGGACAACTGCTGGTGTGCGTCATTATCGGGGTGATGGCCTATATCGGATATATGCTGATTGGGATGCCTTATGCGCTGCTGCTGGCAGGAGTGGTGGCTGTATTCAATATCGTGCCGTATTTAGGCCCGTTTTTGGGGGCTGCTCCGGCGGTCGTAATGGCTTCTACGGTTTCTTTTAAAATGGTGCTGCTGGTCGTAGTCGTCAACACCTGTATTCAAGTGTTGGAAAGTAACGTCATTTCTCCCCAGGTGGTTGGACGAACCTTGCATTTGCATCCGATTGCCATCATTTTCGCACTGCTGGTGGGCGGGGAAATAGCGGGAATAACCGGGTTAATTTTAGCGGTTCCGGTGATGGCGGTCTTGAAGGTGGCGCTTCAGCATTTTTTTGCTTATTACGTGAAGCGCAAAACGATCTGA